The following are encoded together in the Iodobacter fluviatilis genome:
- a CDS encoding ABC transporter ATP-binding protein produces MRLMVKNIQVSYEQHLAVDGVSLSVAAGQLAVIVGPNGCGKSTLLRSIARLQKPKNGQILVDGQNVWQLSPRKAAHAIALLPQSPIAPEGISVTDLVRYGRHPHQGLFRQWSARDEEVVNAALLSTNTHDLAQRTLERLSGGQRQRCWLAMILAQEAPLVLLDEPISMLDLGHQVEVLSLVKALTQTGVTVVMVLHDLIAAARYADVLIAMKDGKIIANGPPREIVSTELVHTLYGVHADILQAPSDGSPVIVPAARPSPSPHVNASKKNVSKQGTH; encoded by the coding sequence ATGCGTCTGATGGTTAAAAATATTCAGGTGAGCTATGAGCAGCACTTAGCTGTAGATGGCGTGAGTTTAAGCGTGGCAGCAGGCCAGCTTGCAGTGATTGTTGGCCCCAATGGCTGCGGAAAATCCACATTATTGCGCAGTATTGCCCGCTTACAAAAACCAAAAAATGGCCAAATTTTAGTGGATGGGCAAAATGTTTGGCAGCTATCACCACGCAAAGCGGCGCACGCCATTGCCCTGCTCCCCCAAAGCCCGATTGCTCCTGAGGGCATCAGCGTAACTGATTTAGTACGCTATGGCCGCCATCCTCACCAAGGCTTATTTCGCCAGTGGTCCGCCCGTGATGAAGAAGTGGTTAACGCCGCCCTATTAAGCACCAACACCCACGATTTAGCCCAGCGCACCCTAGAACGTTTATCCGGCGGGCAACGTCAGCGCTGTTGGCTCGCCATGATTTTGGCGCAAGAAGCACCGCTGGTGCTGCTCGATGAGCCGATTAGCATGCTGGACTTGGGCCACCAAGTAGAAGTGCTATCGCTAGTAAAAGCGCTCACTCAAACAGGAGTAACCGTCGTGATGGTGCTGCACGATTTAATTGCCGCAGCCCGCTACGCAGATGTATTAATTGCCATGAAAGACGGCAAAATCATCGCCAATGGCCCACCGCGTGAGATCGTAAGCACTGAGCTCGTGCATACGCTTTACGGTGTACACGCAGATATTTTACAAGCGCCCAGCGATGGCAGCCCCGTCATTGTGCCCGCGGCACGGCCCAGCCCATCACCCCATGTAAATGCAAGCAAAAAGAATGTTTCAAAACAGGGCACACACTAA
- a CDS encoding FecCD family ABC transporter permease has product MINTPPINHDSTVMRYQGFSLLLSHSALFSTIVISLILLISVIASLALGSTFIPLNAALPAIFGQGSHSTLLLVQEIRLPRIFAGLITGAALGSAGCLIQTMARNRLASPDLLGINNGATLAIILGLIIGNILGSWWLALIGAAACALLIFTLAGRWGRQGYRVLVIGLAIAVMLRSVIELLMSTVSLQHASTLYTWSLGSLVGRGYSASLPAAFGLTLLLPAALLLSRRLALLRFEEDLAASLGLNVNKTQFFIMLLTIGLAGLGVTIGGPIGFIALAAPIIASRFADPAHVPIFRSALIGAIVIICADTLGRITSSHAEVPVGVITSILGGPFLLWVLLSKQ; this is encoded by the coding sequence ATGATCAATACGCCTCCAATCAATCACGACAGCACGGTGATGCGTTACCAAGGATTCTCCTTGCTGCTATCGCATAGCGCCCTCTTTAGCACCATCGTAATCAGCCTAATCTTGCTGATCTCCGTGATCGCCTCTTTGGCTCTGGGCTCGACTTTTATTCCACTAAATGCGGCTCTTCCCGCTATTTTTGGCCAAGGCAGCCATAGCACGCTCTTACTGGTGCAAGAAATTCGCTTGCCGCGTATTTTTGCGGGCTTGATTACCGGAGCAGCCCTTGGCTCTGCAGGCTGCTTAATCCAAACCATGGCGCGTAATCGCTTAGCGTCCCCAGATTTATTAGGCATTAACAATGGTGCAACGCTGGCGATTATCCTAGGACTGATTATTGGCAATATCTTAGGCAGTTGGTGGCTTGCCCTGATCGGAGCGGCCGCCTGTGCCCTGCTGATTTTTACGCTAGCTGGTCGATGGGGCCGCCAAGGTTACCGCGTATTGGTGATTGGTCTTGCCATTGCCGTTATGCTGCGATCGGTGATTGAGCTACTCATGTCTACCGTTAGCTTACAGCACGCCAGCACGCTATATACATGGAGCCTTGGCAGCTTAGTAGGCCGAGGCTATAGCGCATCGCTGCCCGCAGCTTTTGGCCTGACGCTGCTCTTGCCCGCCGCACTCTTGCTCAGCCGCCGCCTTGCCCTCTTACGCTTTGAAGAAGACTTAGCCGCCAGCCTTGGCCTAAATGTAAACAAAACACAATTTTTCATTATGCTACTCACCATTGGCCTAGCGGGGCTGGGTGTCACCATTGGCGGCCCTATAGGCTTTATCGCCCTTGCCGCGCCCATCATCGCCAGCCGCTTTGCCGATCCCGCCCATGTTCCTATTTTTAGATCTGCCCTAATCGGCGCAATCGTGATTATCTGCGCCGATACGCTAGGTCGCATCACCAGCAGCCATGCTGAGGTGCCGGTAGGGGTGATTACCAGCATCTTGGGCGGGCCATTTTTGCTATGGGTTTTGCTGTCAAAACAATAA
- a CDS encoding FecCD family ABC transporter permease, whose translation MFISSPTLAQLLRWMLLLTALLLGLAFLSLLIGSGHLGMKDSLAYLAGDTQARTNEQLSMVIQSLRAPRTLAAIIVGACLGSAGVLLQTATRNPLAESGLLGVNAGAALGVVIGISFANAQDGYAYLLWAFGGALLGNGLVLLVASRASALKLVLAGVAISATFQGLSSYLLLSNISSFDQYRFWVLGSLSGVSLSMTLQLLPISVFALLLALIMARPLSALLLGDDSARALGHNPTLTRSIIALTVTLMSGIAVALAGPLVFLGIVAPYAARHIVGPRIASQILLAALIGALVLLSADILARLVIRPFDSPVGVILAFIGAPFLILLVRSSKVSTI comes from the coding sequence GTGTTTATTTCTTCCCCCACTCTTGCGCAGCTATTGCGCTGGATGCTCTTACTAACGGCTTTACTACTCGGCCTTGCTTTTTTATCTCTCCTGATTGGTTCAGGCCATTTAGGTATGAAAGATAGCTTGGCTTATTTAGCTGGCGATACCCAAGCCCGTACCAATGAACAATTAAGTATGGTGATTCAAAGCTTGCGTGCACCGCGCACCTTAGCCGCCATTATAGTAGGGGCCTGTTTAGGCAGTGCAGGGGTGCTGTTGCAAACAGCCACCCGCAATCCACTTGCAGAAAGTGGCTTACTTGGCGTGAATGCTGGAGCGGCATTGGGCGTGGTCATTGGGATTAGCTTTGCGAATGCGCAAGACGGCTACGCCTATTTGCTATGGGCTTTTGGCGGGGCACTCTTGGGCAATGGCTTAGTACTGTTGGTGGCCAGCCGAGCCAGTGCGCTAAAGCTAGTACTGGCGGGCGTGGCCATCAGCGCCACCTTTCAAGGCTTAAGCTCATATTTATTGCTCAGTAATATTTCATCTTTTGATCAGTACCGCTTCTGGGTATTAGGCTCGCTCTCTGGCGTAAGCCTGAGCATGACTCTGCAATTACTGCCAATCAGTGTCTTTGCGCTACTGCTGGCATTGATTATGGCAAGGCCCTTATCCGCGTTATTACTTGGCGATGATAGCGCCCGTGCGCTAGGCCACAATCCCACCTTAACCCGCAGCATTATTGCCCTTACAGTCACGCTCATGAGCGGCATAGCCGTTGCCTTGGCAGGGCCACTGGTATTTTTGGGTATCGTTGCCCCCTACGCGGCACGCCACATTGTAGGGCCACGAATTGCTAGCCAAATCTTACTTGCAGCGCTTATTGGCGCATTAGTCTTGCTCAGCGCCGACATCTTGGCACGGCTAGTGATCCGCCCCTTTGACTCCCCTGTTGGCGTGATCTTAGCTTTTATCGGCGCACCATTTTTAATCTTGCTAGTGCGCTCTAGCAAAGTCAGCACAATATGA
- a CDS encoding ABC transporter substrate-binding protein, whose product MNKKYLLAGTVFVLAILAAFSFSPKQAVESQALAPVAMHTITDAMGRKVTLPLKPQRVIALGEFDLDALLALGIEPVGTSNGRGQQTAPNYLQTIAAKVPSVGAFAQPTMDKVIAAQPDLIITSTINDEQILNQLQKIAPTVVSIKNGTEWKSAFSQFAGYLNRDAEAKVFLKQYQDRADQLQGKLAAHQNETVSIVRWNPKGPGYMFNDAFASLVIRDLQLARPKSQMQPGVAHSHPLSLEALDQIDADWLFLGTLSPEGEAANMLKTVKDSPAFAQLNAVKQNHVVVIDGSLWTSAGGPLAALAILNDVEKFLLSPKASLAKL is encoded by the coding sequence ATGAATAAAAAATACCTTTTGGCTGGCACAGTATTCGTTCTGGCAATCTTAGCTGCATTCAGCTTTAGCCCAAAACAAGCGGTTGAGAGCCAGGCCTTGGCCCCCGTCGCCATGCATACCATTACAGATGCAATGGGGCGAAAAGTGACCCTGCCGCTTAAGCCACAAAGAGTTATTGCTTTAGGTGAGTTTGATTTAGACGCGCTACTCGCTCTTGGGATTGAGCCCGTTGGCACCAGCAATGGCCGAGGCCAACAAACCGCCCCCAATTATTTGCAAACCATTGCAGCAAAAGTTCCCAGCGTCGGTGCATTTGCCCAGCCCACTATGGATAAAGTGATTGCGGCCCAGCCCGATCTCATCATCACCAGCACCATTAATGATGAGCAAATACTGAACCAGCTACAAAAAATAGCCCCAACCGTGGTTTCAATCAAAAATGGCACCGAATGGAAATCTGCCTTTAGCCAATTTGCAGGCTATTTAAACCGTGATGCTGAGGCCAAGGTATTTTTAAAGCAATACCAAGACCGCGCGGATCAACTTCAAGGCAAACTGGCCGCCCATCAAAATGAAACGGTTAGCATTGTGCGCTGGAACCCTAAAGGTCCTGGCTATATGTTCAATGACGCTTTTGCAAGCTTAGTGATCCGCGATTTGCAGCTCGCTCGGCCAAAAAGCCAAATGCAACCAGGTGTTGCGCACTCTCACCCATTAAGCCTTGAGGCCTTGGATCAAATTGATGCCGATTGGTTATTTTTGGGCACGCTTTCTCCTGAAGGCGAAGCCGCTAATATGCTTAAAACTGTTAAAGACTCCCCTGCGTTTGCTCAACTGAATGCGGTTAAACAAAACCATGTCGTGGTCATTGATGGCTCCTTATGGACCAGCGCGGGTGGCCCGCTTGCTGCACTGGCTATTTTGAACGACGTAGAAAAATTCTTGCTTAGCCCCAAAGCATCTCTTGCCAAGCTTTAG
- a CDS encoding siderophore-interacting protein produces the protein MSQEATPKKKPRRLQVLKSVQLTPHLQRLTLGGPELEHFPSGSNGAHIKLLLPQQGQALTLPTAGPKGLIWPAAQDRPLVRTYSIRQFNEERKELTVDFVIHDEYGPASFWAKHAQIGDEVGLGGPGGPALFNPDAEYFLLAGDLSALPLIAAVLEMLPSNAIGHAFIEIPSEQDQQTLQHPEGIKLTWLISPTPSSRLPQAVLDLPWPEQVVSATVAGEAKAVVLIRNYLRLEKKLTVSHCYAVPYWKNQHSEEAYHEERHRTMDEVLTPA, from the coding sequence ATGAGCCAAGAAGCCACGCCTAAAAAAAAACCACGTCGATTACAAGTCCTAAAAAGTGTACAGCTAACGCCTCATCTGCAACGCCTCACCTTGGGCGGCCCAGAATTAGAGCACTTTCCTAGTGGCAGTAATGGGGCACATATCAAGCTGCTGTTACCGCAGCAAGGGCAAGCGCTCACGCTACCTACGGCAGGGCCTAAAGGTTTGATCTGGCCAGCGGCGCAAGATAGGCCCTTAGTGCGCACTTATAGCATTCGTCAATTTAATGAAGAGCGCAAAGAGCTAACCGTTGATTTTGTGATTCATGATGAATATGGCCCCGCTTCTTTTTGGGCCAAACACGCACAGATTGGCGATGAAGTAGGCCTTGGCGGCCCAGGCGGGCCTGCACTCTTTAATCCAGATGCTGAGTATTTTTTACTGGCAGGTGATCTATCCGCCCTACCTTTGATTGCTGCAGTACTAGAAATGCTGCCAAGCAATGCTATTGGCCATGCCTTTATCGAAATCCCCTCCGAGCAAGACCAGCAAACACTGCAACATCCCGAGGGCATCAAGCTGACTTGGTTAATCAGCCCAACACCTAGCTCGCGGCTTCCCCAAGCCGTTTTGGACTTACCTTGGCCAGAGCAAGTTGTTTCCGCCACCGTGGCCGGTGAAGCAAAGGCCGTGGTATTGATCCGCAATTATCTGCGCCTAGAAAAAAAACTAACCGTCAGCCATTGCTATGCCGTGCCTTACTGGAAAAACCAACACAGTGAAGAGGCCTATCACGAGGAGCGCCATCGCACTATGGATGAAGTGCTTACCCCCGCTTAA